Within Acidobacteriota bacterium, the genomic segment GACATCATTGATGACGGCCGTTCGAATTTCAATGCGGACTGGGTTACCATTATCGCTCTACTCAAGGACGGTGCGGAAATAGTGGGCGGCCTTGGGGCGCTGGCCTCATTGGCCAACACACTGATTGCGTGGCGGACCAAGACGGTCAGAAGCGGACGACCAACACCAGTTCGAATTAAAGTGAGTGGTCGGAAAGAAATCGATCTTGAATCTGTCTCCGATGATGAAATCAGGCGCCTCATCGGAAGACCATAGAGGGTATCAAACAACAAGATCTTCATCGTTCATGGACACGACAACGAAGCGAAGCACACGTTTGGCTTGTTGGGTGCTGGGCTGTTCTCCTTTATCGTCGGAACTATTCTATGGATACATAGGGCTTGGAAGTTTCACGATGTCAAATAACAGATCGAGTATAGCTAAGAGCAGTTTCCGGAAAATAGATTGAATTGGAATGGCGCTCATCAACACGGCGTCTAACTCTGCCGTGAACCGGAGCGCGGCAATCGAGAGTCTCAACACCTTCTCAGTTTTTGCGCCGCGCCCGGTTACGCCACTCGTTAGGCGGCACGGCCGGGTCGGTAGTGCCATCGTGCGTGTTTGGTGTTCGAAACCTTCGTGGCATGGCGAAAGGAGAACAAGATGCCAGACGTGGTTCCGTTTTTGACCTATGAGGACGGCATTGCCGCCCTAGAATGGCTGGCCGAAGTGTTTGGATTCACGGAGACAGCTCGCTTCACGTCTTCCGATGGGAGGCTTTCTCACGGAGAAATGTCGATCGGGGATGGACTAATCATGTTGGCCAGTCCGTCGCCGGACTATGAAGGCCCCAAGCGACATCGCGGCAACTGCGAGATTGCCGCCTCATGGTCCGCTCTGCCATGGATCATTGATGGTGTTCTCGTCTATGTTGAGGACGTCGATGAGCACTATGCTCGGGCTAAGGCCGCAGGAGCCGTTATCTTGTCTGAACCGGAGGATGGGCCGCCAGCGCGACGATATCGAGTTGAGGATCTAGAAGGACATCGATGGATGTTCATGGCACGAAACTAGCCCGCACGCTATTCACGATCGCAACGGGAGTGGAACGCGGTGCCGCCTAACAAAGGGATGGAGCTGACAGTCAAAAGCGACACGCCCTTTGCAAAGAGAAGAGCAAAGGGCGCGCCGCTTTTGCCTGCAGCTCATCCCAGACGTTAGGGCTCCCAGGAGAAGCTAGTTATGAACCCAGAGAAAGAAGATCGTCGACCAAGAAGTCGCGCCGAGTTGCTCGACCTGATGCGTCGCCGCGATATCACTGGTTGGCAAAGTCTCTGCGACTACCTTGGCATGTCGCTTTCCGGTCTGTGCGAAACCAACCAAGGCGGCTGGTGGATGCACCAAGTTGAGATCCTTCGCTCTTGCGGTTTTCTTCGAATCGAAAAAGACGACTCATTGTCGCCTGTTGCTGACGGCGAGCCATATTTCCCGCGAGAACTTGAAGGACGATTCGTCGTGACTGATCTGTGG encodes:
- a CDS encoding VOC family protein; this translates as MPDVVPFLTYEDGIAALEWLAEVFGFTETARFTSSDGRLSHGEMSIGDGLIMLASPSPDYEGPKRHRGNCEIAASWSALPWIIDGVLVYVEDVDEHYARAKAAGAVILSEPEDGPPARRYRVEDLEGHRWMFMARN